A part of Prionailurus viverrinus isolate Anna chromosome E1, UM_Priviv_1.0, whole genome shotgun sequence genomic DNA contains:
- the ALOX12 gene encoding polyunsaturated fatty acid lipoxygenase ALOX12 isoform X3, which yields MPGSRPTPRCALTPASLTSAGTPKGGRQEFAPPCLGPGSNAVETRRRGPAGVLPPEASAAPQPAFPRCQPREAETPSPTLPPHFPKEEEFERDVPKDLGPLQFVKLRKHHSLVDDAWFCDCITVRGPGACEEATFFPCYRWVQGQDVLSLPEGTARLAGDNALDVFQKHREKELKERRRLYCWATWKEGLPRTIAAERQDDLPPNSRFHEEKRLDFEWALKAGALETVLKRVYTLLSSWSRLEDFDQIFWGQKSDLAERVHHCWRDDELFGYQFLNGANPMVLRRSASLPSRLVLPSGTEALGAQLERELQSGSLFEADFSLLDGIPANVIRGEKQYLAAPLVMLQMRPEGKLLPVVIQIQPPSPSCPAPPLFLPSDPPLAWLLAKIWVRNSDFQLHQLQYHLLNTHLVAEVIAVATMRCLPGLHPVFKLLIPHIRYTLEINTRARSQLISEGGIFDKAVSTGGGGHVHLLRRAMAQLTYSSLCPPDDLAARGLLGIPSALYAHDALRLWEIIARYVQGIVRLFYHRDDVVRGDPELQAWCREITEVGLCQAQDRARGPEKTRTTAREGRARVPLGLPCSPRGYFPTCDTNGVSLPPSSPRVSSVISLRCASSLALPSTGPSTRARYDSRQPGSPKLDWYAWVPNAPCTMRMPPPTTKEDVKMATVMGSLPDIRQACLQMTITWHLGRRQPDMVPLGHHKEKYFSSPKAKAVLSQFQTDLENLEREITARNAQVDLPYDYLRPSRIENSVTI from the exons ATGCCGGGTTCCCGCCCGACTCCACGCTGCGCCCTAACACCTGCGTCCCTAACATCTGCAGGCACTCCGAAGGGTGGACGCCAGGAGTTTGCGCCGCCCTGCCTCG GGCCGGGCTCCAACGCGGTAGAAACCAGGCGCCGCGGGCCCGCCGGGGTCCTTCCACCAGAGGCCAGCGCGGCCCCCCAGCCAGCCTTCCCCAGGTGCCAGCCCAGGGAGGCCGAGacgccctcccccactcttcctcCCCACTTCCCGAAG GAGGAGGAGTTCGAGCGCGACGTCCCCAAGGACCTGGGGCCCCTGCAGTTCGTGAAGCTGCGCAAACACCACTCGCTGGTGGACGACGCTTGGTTCTGCGACTGCATCACCGTGCGCGGCCCCGGAGCCTGCGAGGAGGCCACCTTCTTTCCCTGCTACCGCTGGGTGCAAGGCCAGGACGTGCTGAGCCTGCCCGAGGGCACCG CGCGCCTGGCAGGAGACAATGCCTTGGACGTGTTCCAGAAGCATCGGGAGAAAGAGCTGAAGGAGAGACGAAGACTGTACTG CTGGGCCACCTGGAAGGAAGGGTTACCCCGGACGATAGCGGCAGAACGCCAGGACGACCTGCCTCCAAACTCGAGGTTCCATGAGGAAAAGAGGCTGGACTTCGAGTGGGCGCTGAAGGCAGG GGCTCTGGAGACGGTCCTCAAGCGCGTTTACACCCTCCTGAGCTCCTGGAGCCGCCTGGAGGATTTTGACCAGATCTTCTGGGGCCAGAAGAGCGACCTGGCTG AGAGAGTTCACCACTGCTGGCGGGACGATGAACTTTTCGGCTACCAGTTCCTCAACGGCGCCAACCCCATGGTGCTGAGACGCTCCgcctccctgccctcccggcTGGTGCTGCCCTCGGGGACCGAGGCGCTGGGGGCCCAGCTGGAGAGAGAACTCCAG AGCGGTTCCCTGTTTGAGGCTGACTTCAGCCTGCTGGACGGAATCCCGGCCAACGTGATCCGAGGAGAGAAGCAGTACCTGGCCGCCCCCCTCGTCATGCTCCAGATGCGGCCCGAGGGGAAGCTGCTGCCCGTGGTCATCCAG atccagccccccagccccagctgccccGCGCCCCCGCTGTTCCTGCCCTCGGATCCCCCGCTCGCCTGGCTCCTGGCAAAGATCTGGGTCCGCAATTCCGATTTCCAGCTGCACCAGCTCCAGTATCATCTGCTCAACACTCACCTGGTGGCCGAGGTCATCGCCGTGGCCACCATGAGGTGCCTCCCAGGGCTGCACCCCGTCTTCAAG ctcctgaTCCCGCACATCCGCTATACCTTGGAAATCAACACCCGGGCCAGATCCCAGCTCATCTCGGAAGGAGGAATATTTGATAAG GCGGTGAGCACTGGCGGAGGGGGCCACGTGCACTTGCTCCGTCGGGCCATGGCCCAGCTGACCTACAGCTCCCTCTGTCCTCCTGACGACCTGGCTGCGCGGGGCCTGCTGGGAATCCCAAGTGCCCTCTACGCCCACGACGCCCTACGGCTCTGGGAGATCATTGCCCG GTACGTGCAGGGCATCGTCCGCCTTTTCTACCACAGGGACGACGTCGTGAGAGGGGACCCTGAGCTGCAGGCCTGGTGCCGGGAGATCACCGAGGTGGGGCTGTGCCAGGCCCAGGACCGAG CACGGGGGCCCGAGAAGACCAGGaccacagccagggagggacgTGCCCGGGTCCCGCTGGGGCTCCCGTGCTCCCCTCGTGGTTATTTTCCTACATGCGACACAAACGGG gtttccctgcctccttccagtCCCAGAGTCAGCTCTGTCATTTCCTTACGATGTGCGTCTTCACTTGCACTGCCCAGCACGGGGCCATCAACCAGGGCCAGGTATGACAGCCGGCAGCCCGGGTCCCCGAAG CTGGACTGGTACGCCTGGGTCCCTAACGCCCCGTGCACCATGCGGATGCCCCCACCCACGACCAAGGAAGACGTGAAAATGGCCACAGTGATGGGCTCACTACCTGACATCCGACAGGCCTGTCTTCAAATGACCATCACGTGGCACCTGGGTCGCCGCCAGCCAGACATG GTACCTCTGGGGCACCACAAAGAAAAGTATTTCTCAAGCCCCAAGGCCAAGGCTGTACTAAGCCAATTCCAAACAGATCTGGAAAACTTAGAAAGAGAGATCACAGCCCGGAATGCACAAGTGGACCTGCCCTACGACTACCTGAGGCCCAGCCGCATAGAGAACAGTGTTACCATCTGA
- the ALOX12 gene encoding polyunsaturated fatty acid lipoxygenase ALOX12 isoform X5, which yields MPGSRPTPRCALTPASLTSAGTPKGGRQEFAPPCLGPGSNAVETRRRGPAGVLPPEASAAPQPAFPRCQPREAETPSPTLPPHFPKEEEFERDVPKDLGPLQFVKLRKHHSLVDDAWFCDCITVRGPGACEEATFFPCYRWVQGQDVLSLPEGTARLAGDNALDVFQKHREKELKERRRLYCWATWKEGLPRTIAAERQDDLPPNSRFHEEKRLDFEWALKAGALETVLKRVYTLLSSWSRLEDFDQIFWGQKSDLAERVHHCWRDDELFGYQFLNGANPMVLRRSASLPSRLVLPSGTEALGAQLERELQSGSLFEADFSLLDGIPANVIRGEKQYLAAPLVMLQMRPEGKLLPVVIQIQPPSPSCPAPPLFLPSDPPLAWLLAKIWVRNSDFQLHQLQYHLLNTHLVAEVIAVATMRCLPGLHPVFKLLIPHIRYTLEINTRARSQLISEGGIFDKAVSTGGGGHVHLLRRAMAQLTYSSLCPPDDLAARGLLGIPSALYAHDALRLWEIIARDDVVRGDPELQAWCREITEVGLCQAQDRARGPEKTRTTAREGRARVPLGLPCSPRGYFPTCDTNGVSLPPSSPRVSSVISLRCASSLALPSTGPSTRARYDSRQPGSPKLDWYAWVPNAPCTMRMPPPTTKEDVKMATVMGSLPDIRQACLQMTITWHLGRRQPDMVPLGHHKEKYFSSPKAKAVLSQFQTDLENLEREITARNAQVDLPYDYLRPSRIENSVTI from the exons ATGCCGGGTTCCCGCCCGACTCCACGCTGCGCCCTAACACCTGCGTCCCTAACATCTGCAGGCACTCCGAAGGGTGGACGCCAGGAGTTTGCGCCGCCCTGCCTCG GGCCGGGCTCCAACGCGGTAGAAACCAGGCGCCGCGGGCCCGCCGGGGTCCTTCCACCAGAGGCCAGCGCGGCCCCCCAGCCAGCCTTCCCCAGGTGCCAGCCCAGGGAGGCCGAGacgccctcccccactcttcctcCCCACTTCCCGAAG GAGGAGGAGTTCGAGCGCGACGTCCCCAAGGACCTGGGGCCCCTGCAGTTCGTGAAGCTGCGCAAACACCACTCGCTGGTGGACGACGCTTGGTTCTGCGACTGCATCACCGTGCGCGGCCCCGGAGCCTGCGAGGAGGCCACCTTCTTTCCCTGCTACCGCTGGGTGCAAGGCCAGGACGTGCTGAGCCTGCCCGAGGGCACCG CGCGCCTGGCAGGAGACAATGCCTTGGACGTGTTCCAGAAGCATCGGGAGAAAGAGCTGAAGGAGAGACGAAGACTGTACTG CTGGGCCACCTGGAAGGAAGGGTTACCCCGGACGATAGCGGCAGAACGCCAGGACGACCTGCCTCCAAACTCGAGGTTCCATGAGGAAAAGAGGCTGGACTTCGAGTGGGCGCTGAAGGCAGG GGCTCTGGAGACGGTCCTCAAGCGCGTTTACACCCTCCTGAGCTCCTGGAGCCGCCTGGAGGATTTTGACCAGATCTTCTGGGGCCAGAAGAGCGACCTGGCTG AGAGAGTTCACCACTGCTGGCGGGACGATGAACTTTTCGGCTACCAGTTCCTCAACGGCGCCAACCCCATGGTGCTGAGACGCTCCgcctccctgccctcccggcTGGTGCTGCCCTCGGGGACCGAGGCGCTGGGGGCCCAGCTGGAGAGAGAACTCCAG AGCGGTTCCCTGTTTGAGGCTGACTTCAGCCTGCTGGACGGAATCCCGGCCAACGTGATCCGAGGAGAGAAGCAGTACCTGGCCGCCCCCCTCGTCATGCTCCAGATGCGGCCCGAGGGGAAGCTGCTGCCCGTGGTCATCCAG atccagccccccagccccagctgccccGCGCCCCCGCTGTTCCTGCCCTCGGATCCCCCGCTCGCCTGGCTCCTGGCAAAGATCTGGGTCCGCAATTCCGATTTCCAGCTGCACCAGCTCCAGTATCATCTGCTCAACACTCACCTGGTGGCCGAGGTCATCGCCGTGGCCACCATGAGGTGCCTCCCAGGGCTGCACCCCGTCTTCAAG ctcctgaTCCCGCACATCCGCTATACCTTGGAAATCAACACCCGGGCCAGATCCCAGCTCATCTCGGAAGGAGGAATATTTGATAAG GCGGTGAGCACTGGCGGAGGGGGCCACGTGCACTTGCTCCGTCGGGCCATGGCCCAGCTGACCTACAGCTCCCTCTGTCCTCCTGACGACCTGGCTGCGCGGGGCCTGCTGGGAATCCCAAGTGCCCTCTACGCCCACGACGCCCTACGGCTCTGGGAGATCATTGCCCG GGACGACGTCGTGAGAGGGGACCCTGAGCTGCAGGCCTGGTGCCGGGAGATCACCGAGGTGGGGCTGTGCCAGGCCCAGGACCGAG CACGGGGGCCCGAGAAGACCAGGaccacagccagggagggacgTGCCCGGGTCCCGCTGGGGCTCCCGTGCTCCCCTCGTGGTTATTTTCCTACATGCGACACAAACGGG gtttccctgcctccttccagtCCCAGAGTCAGCTCTGTCATTTCCTTACGATGTGCGTCTTCACTTGCACTGCCCAGCACGGGGCCATCAACCAGGGCCAGGTATGACAGCCGGCAGCCCGGGTCCCCGAAG CTGGACTGGTACGCCTGGGTCCCTAACGCCCCGTGCACCATGCGGATGCCCCCACCCACGACCAAGGAAGACGTGAAAATGGCCACAGTGATGGGCTCACTACCTGACATCCGACAGGCCTGTCTTCAAATGACCATCACGTGGCACCTGGGTCGCCGCCAGCCAGACATG GTACCTCTGGGGCACCACAAAGAAAAGTATTTCTCAAGCCCCAAGGCCAAGGCTGTACTAAGCCAATTCCAAACAGATCTGGAAAACTTAGAAAGAGAGATCACAGCCCGGAATGCACAAGTGGACCTGCCCTACGACTACCTGAGGCCCAGCCGCATAGAGAACAGTGTTACCATCTGA
- the ALOX12 gene encoding polyunsaturated fatty acid lipoxygenase ALOX12 isoform X14, giving the protein MGRYRIGVATGAWLFSGSHNRVQLWLVGARGEARLELRLRPARGQEEEFERDVPKDLGPLQFVKLRKHHSLVDDAWFCDCITVRGPGACEEATFFPCYRWVQGQDVLSLPEGTARLAGDNALDVFQKHREKELKERRRLYCWATWKEGLPRTIAAERQDDLPPNSRFHEEKRLDFEWALKAGALETVLKRVYTLLSSWSRLEDFDQIFWGQKSDLAERVHHCWRDDELFGYQFLNGANPMVLRRSASLPSRLVLPSGTEALGAQLERELQSGSLFEADFSLLDGIPANVIRGEKQYLAAPLVMLQMRPEGKLLPVVIQIQPPSPSCPAPPLFLPSDPPLAWLLAKIWVRNSDFQLHQLQYHLLNTHLVAEVIAVATMRCLPGLHPVFKLLIPHIRYTLEINTRARSQLISEGGIFDKAVSTGGGGHVHLLRRAMAQLTYSSLCPPDDLAARGLLGIPSALYAHDALRLWEIIARYVQGIVRLFYHRDDVVRGDPELQAWCREITEVGLCQAQDRGFPASFQSQSQLCHFLTMCVFTCTAQHGAINQGQLDWYAWVPNAPCTMRMPPPTTKEDVKMATVMGSLPDIRQACLQMTITWHLGRRQPDMVPLGHHKEKYFSSPKAKAVLSQFQTDLENLEREITARNAQVDLPYDYLRPSRIENSVTI; this is encoded by the exons ATGGGCCGCTACCGCATCGGCGTGGCCACCGGCGCCTGGCTCTTCTCCGGGTCGCACAACCGCGTGCAGCTGTGGCTGGTCGGGGCGCGCGGGGAGGCGCGGCTGGAGCTGCGGCTGCGGCCGGCGCGGGGCCAG GAGGAGGAGTTCGAGCGCGACGTCCCCAAGGACCTGGGGCCCCTGCAGTTCGTGAAGCTGCGCAAACACCACTCGCTGGTGGACGACGCTTGGTTCTGCGACTGCATCACCGTGCGCGGCCCCGGAGCCTGCGAGGAGGCCACCTTCTTTCCCTGCTACCGCTGGGTGCAAGGCCAGGACGTGCTGAGCCTGCCCGAGGGCACCG CGCGCCTGGCAGGAGACAATGCCTTGGACGTGTTCCAGAAGCATCGGGAGAAAGAGCTGAAGGAGAGACGAAGACTGTACTG CTGGGCCACCTGGAAGGAAGGGTTACCCCGGACGATAGCGGCAGAACGCCAGGACGACCTGCCTCCAAACTCGAGGTTCCATGAGGAAAAGAGGCTGGACTTCGAGTGGGCGCTGAAGGCAGG GGCTCTGGAGACGGTCCTCAAGCGCGTTTACACCCTCCTGAGCTCCTGGAGCCGCCTGGAGGATTTTGACCAGATCTTCTGGGGCCAGAAGAGCGACCTGGCTG AGAGAGTTCACCACTGCTGGCGGGACGATGAACTTTTCGGCTACCAGTTCCTCAACGGCGCCAACCCCATGGTGCTGAGACGCTCCgcctccctgccctcccggcTGGTGCTGCCCTCGGGGACCGAGGCGCTGGGGGCCCAGCTGGAGAGAGAACTCCAG AGCGGTTCCCTGTTTGAGGCTGACTTCAGCCTGCTGGACGGAATCCCGGCCAACGTGATCCGAGGAGAGAAGCAGTACCTGGCCGCCCCCCTCGTCATGCTCCAGATGCGGCCCGAGGGGAAGCTGCTGCCCGTGGTCATCCAG atccagccccccagccccagctgccccGCGCCCCCGCTGTTCCTGCCCTCGGATCCCCCGCTCGCCTGGCTCCTGGCAAAGATCTGGGTCCGCAATTCCGATTTCCAGCTGCACCAGCTCCAGTATCATCTGCTCAACACTCACCTGGTGGCCGAGGTCATCGCCGTGGCCACCATGAGGTGCCTCCCAGGGCTGCACCCCGTCTTCAAG ctcctgaTCCCGCACATCCGCTATACCTTGGAAATCAACACCCGGGCCAGATCCCAGCTCATCTCGGAAGGAGGAATATTTGATAAG GCGGTGAGCACTGGCGGAGGGGGCCACGTGCACTTGCTCCGTCGGGCCATGGCCCAGCTGACCTACAGCTCCCTCTGTCCTCCTGACGACCTGGCTGCGCGGGGCCTGCTGGGAATCCCAAGTGCCCTCTACGCCCACGACGCCCTACGGCTCTGGGAGATCATTGCCCG GTACGTGCAGGGCATCGTCCGCCTTTTCTACCACAGGGACGACGTCGTGAGAGGGGACCCTGAGCTGCAGGCCTGGTGCCGGGAGATCACCGAGGTGGGGCTGTGCCAGGCCCAGGACCGAG gtttccctgcctccttccagtCCCAGAGTCAGCTCTGTCATTTCCTTACGATGTGCGTCTTCACTTGCACTGCCCAGCACGGGGCCATCAACCAGGGCCAG CTGGACTGGTACGCCTGGGTCCCTAACGCCCCGTGCACCATGCGGATGCCCCCACCCACGACCAAGGAAGACGTGAAAATGGCCACAGTGATGGGCTCACTACCTGACATCCGACAGGCCTGTCTTCAAATGACCATCACGTGGCACCTGGGTCGCCGCCAGCCAGACATG GTACCTCTGGGGCACCACAAAGAAAAGTATTTCTCAAGCCCCAAGGCCAAGGCTGTACTAAGCCAATTCCAAACAGATCTGGAAAACTTAGAAAGAGAGATCACAGCCCGGAATGCACAAGTGGACCTGCCCTACGACTACCTGAGGCCCAGCCGCATAGAGAACAGTGTTACCATCTGA
- the ALOX12 gene encoding polyunsaturated fatty acid lipoxygenase ALOX12 isoform X6 — translation MGRYRIGVATGAWLFSGSHNRVQLWLVGARGEARLELRLRPARGQEEEFERDVPKDLGPLQFVKLRKHHSLVDDAWFCDCITVRGPGACEEATFFPCYRWVQGQDVLSLPEGTARLAGDNALDVFQKHREKELKERRRLYCWATWKEGLPRTIAAERQDDLPPNSRFHEEKRLDFEWALKAGALETVLKRVYTLLSSWSRLEDFDQIFWGQKSDLAERVHHCWRDDELFGYQFLNGANPMVLRRSASLPSRLVLPSGTEALGAQLERELQSGSLFEADFSLLDGIPANVIRGEKQYLAAPLVMLQMRPEGKLLPVVIQIQPPSPSCPAPPLFLPSDPPLAWLLAKIWVRNSDFQLHQLQYHLLNTHLVAEVIAVATMRCLPGLHPVFKLLIPHIRYTLEINTRARSQLISEGGIFDKAVSTGGGGHVHLLRRAMAQLTYSSLCPPDDLAARGLLGIPSALYAHDALRLWEIIARVWKELGNVPQDNAGETCPHKQYVQGIVRLFYHRDDVVRGDPELQAWCREITEVGLCQAQDRARGPEKTRTTAREGRARVPLGLPCSPRGYFPTCDTNGVSLPPSSPRVSSVISLRCASSLALPSTGPSTRARYDSRQPGSPKLDWYAWVPNAPCTMRMPPPTTKEDVKMATVMGSLPDIRQACLQMTITWHLGRRQPDMVPLGHHKEKYFSSPKAKAVLSQFQTDLENLEREITARNAQVDLPYDYLRPSRIENSVTI, via the exons ATGGGCCGCTACCGCATCGGCGTGGCCACCGGCGCCTGGCTCTTCTCCGGGTCGCACAACCGCGTGCAGCTGTGGCTGGTCGGGGCGCGCGGGGAGGCGCGGCTGGAGCTGCGGCTGCGGCCGGCGCGGGGCCAG GAGGAGGAGTTCGAGCGCGACGTCCCCAAGGACCTGGGGCCCCTGCAGTTCGTGAAGCTGCGCAAACACCACTCGCTGGTGGACGACGCTTGGTTCTGCGACTGCATCACCGTGCGCGGCCCCGGAGCCTGCGAGGAGGCCACCTTCTTTCCCTGCTACCGCTGGGTGCAAGGCCAGGACGTGCTGAGCCTGCCCGAGGGCACCG CGCGCCTGGCAGGAGACAATGCCTTGGACGTGTTCCAGAAGCATCGGGAGAAAGAGCTGAAGGAGAGACGAAGACTGTACTG CTGGGCCACCTGGAAGGAAGGGTTACCCCGGACGATAGCGGCAGAACGCCAGGACGACCTGCCTCCAAACTCGAGGTTCCATGAGGAAAAGAGGCTGGACTTCGAGTGGGCGCTGAAGGCAGG GGCTCTGGAGACGGTCCTCAAGCGCGTTTACACCCTCCTGAGCTCCTGGAGCCGCCTGGAGGATTTTGACCAGATCTTCTGGGGCCAGAAGAGCGACCTGGCTG AGAGAGTTCACCACTGCTGGCGGGACGATGAACTTTTCGGCTACCAGTTCCTCAACGGCGCCAACCCCATGGTGCTGAGACGCTCCgcctccctgccctcccggcTGGTGCTGCCCTCGGGGACCGAGGCGCTGGGGGCCCAGCTGGAGAGAGAACTCCAG AGCGGTTCCCTGTTTGAGGCTGACTTCAGCCTGCTGGACGGAATCCCGGCCAACGTGATCCGAGGAGAGAAGCAGTACCTGGCCGCCCCCCTCGTCATGCTCCAGATGCGGCCCGAGGGGAAGCTGCTGCCCGTGGTCATCCAG atccagccccccagccccagctgccccGCGCCCCCGCTGTTCCTGCCCTCGGATCCCCCGCTCGCCTGGCTCCTGGCAAAGATCTGGGTCCGCAATTCCGATTTCCAGCTGCACCAGCTCCAGTATCATCTGCTCAACACTCACCTGGTGGCCGAGGTCATCGCCGTGGCCACCATGAGGTGCCTCCCAGGGCTGCACCCCGTCTTCAAG ctcctgaTCCCGCACATCCGCTATACCTTGGAAATCAACACCCGGGCCAGATCCCAGCTCATCTCGGAAGGAGGAATATTTGATAAG GCGGTGAGCACTGGCGGAGGGGGCCACGTGCACTTGCTCCGTCGGGCCATGGCCCAGCTGACCTACAGCTCCCTCTGTCCTCCTGACGACCTGGCTGCGCGGGGCCTGCTGGGAATCCCAAGTGCCCTCTACGCCCACGACGCCCTACGGCTCTGGGAGATCATTGCCCG CGTTTGGAAAGAGCTAGGGAACGTCCCCCAAGACAACGCCGGTGAGACCTGTCCCCACAAACA GTACGTGCAGGGCATCGTCCGCCTTTTCTACCACAGGGACGACGTCGTGAGAGGGGACCCTGAGCTGCAGGCCTGGTGCCGGGAGATCACCGAGGTGGGGCTGTGCCAGGCCCAGGACCGAG CACGGGGGCCCGAGAAGACCAGGaccacagccagggagggacgTGCCCGGGTCCCGCTGGGGCTCCCGTGCTCCCCTCGTGGTTATTTTCCTACATGCGACACAAACGGG gtttccctgcctccttccagtCCCAGAGTCAGCTCTGTCATTTCCTTACGATGTGCGTCTTCACTTGCACTGCCCAGCACGGGGCCATCAACCAGGGCCAGGTATGACAGCCGGCAGCCCGGGTCCCCGAAG CTGGACTGGTACGCCTGGGTCCCTAACGCCCCGTGCACCATGCGGATGCCCCCACCCACGACCAAGGAAGACGTGAAAATGGCCACAGTGATGGGCTCACTACCTGACATCCGACAGGCCTGTCTTCAAATGACCATCACGTGGCACCTGGGTCGCCGCCAGCCAGACATG GTACCTCTGGGGCACCACAAAGAAAAGTATTTCTCAAGCCCCAAGGCCAAGGCTGTACTAAGCCAATTCCAAACAGATCTGGAAAACTTAGAAAGAGAGATCACAGCCCGGAATGCACAAGTGGACCTGCCCTACGACTACCTGAGGCCCAGCCGCATAGAGAACAGTGTTACCATCTGA
- the ALOX12 gene encoding polyunsaturated fatty acid lipoxygenase ALOX12 isoform X13: MGRYRIGVATGAWLFSGSHNRVQLWLVGARGEARLELRLRPARGQEEEFERDVPKDLGPLQFVKLRKHHSLVDDAWFCDCITVRGPGACEEATFFPCYRWVQGQDVLSLPEGTARLAGDNALDVFQKHREKELKERRRLYCWATWKEGLPRTIAAERQDDLPPNSRFHEEKRLDFEWALKAGALETVLKRVYTLLSSWSRLEDFDQIFWGQKSDLAERVHHCWRDDELFGYQFLNGANPMVLRRSASLPSRLVLPSGTEALGAQLERELQSGSLFEADFSLLDGIPANVIRGEKQYLAAPLVMLQMRPEGKLLPVVIQIQPPSPSCPAPPLFLPSDPPLAWLLAKIWVRNSDFQLHQLQYHLLNTHLVAEVIAVATMRCLPGLHPVFKLLIPHIRYTLEINTRARSQLISEGGIFDKAVSTGGGGHVHLLRRAMAQLTYSSLCPPDDLAARGLLGIPSALYAHDALRLWEIIARVWKELGNVPQDNAGETCPHKQYVQGIVRLFYHRDDVVRGDPELQAWCREITEVGLCQAQDRGFPASFQSQSQLCHFLTMCVFTCTAQHGAINQGQLDWYAWVPNAPCTMRMPPPTTKEDVKMATVMGSLPDIRQACLQMTITWHLGRRQPDMVPLGHHKEKYFSSPKAKAVLSQFQTDLENLEREITARNAQVDLPYDYLRPSRIENSVTI, from the exons ATGGGCCGCTACCGCATCGGCGTGGCCACCGGCGCCTGGCTCTTCTCCGGGTCGCACAACCGCGTGCAGCTGTGGCTGGTCGGGGCGCGCGGGGAGGCGCGGCTGGAGCTGCGGCTGCGGCCGGCGCGGGGCCAG GAGGAGGAGTTCGAGCGCGACGTCCCCAAGGACCTGGGGCCCCTGCAGTTCGTGAAGCTGCGCAAACACCACTCGCTGGTGGACGACGCTTGGTTCTGCGACTGCATCACCGTGCGCGGCCCCGGAGCCTGCGAGGAGGCCACCTTCTTTCCCTGCTACCGCTGGGTGCAAGGCCAGGACGTGCTGAGCCTGCCCGAGGGCACCG CGCGCCTGGCAGGAGACAATGCCTTGGACGTGTTCCAGAAGCATCGGGAGAAAGAGCTGAAGGAGAGACGAAGACTGTACTG CTGGGCCACCTGGAAGGAAGGGTTACCCCGGACGATAGCGGCAGAACGCCAGGACGACCTGCCTCCAAACTCGAGGTTCCATGAGGAAAAGAGGCTGGACTTCGAGTGGGCGCTGAAGGCAGG GGCTCTGGAGACGGTCCTCAAGCGCGTTTACACCCTCCTGAGCTCCTGGAGCCGCCTGGAGGATTTTGACCAGATCTTCTGGGGCCAGAAGAGCGACCTGGCTG AGAGAGTTCACCACTGCTGGCGGGACGATGAACTTTTCGGCTACCAGTTCCTCAACGGCGCCAACCCCATGGTGCTGAGACGCTCCgcctccctgccctcccggcTGGTGCTGCCCTCGGGGACCGAGGCGCTGGGGGCCCAGCTGGAGAGAGAACTCCAG AGCGGTTCCCTGTTTGAGGCTGACTTCAGCCTGCTGGACGGAATCCCGGCCAACGTGATCCGAGGAGAGAAGCAGTACCTGGCCGCCCCCCTCGTCATGCTCCAGATGCGGCCCGAGGGGAAGCTGCTGCCCGTGGTCATCCAG atccagccccccagccccagctgccccGCGCCCCCGCTGTTCCTGCCCTCGGATCCCCCGCTCGCCTGGCTCCTGGCAAAGATCTGGGTCCGCAATTCCGATTTCCAGCTGCACCAGCTCCAGTATCATCTGCTCAACACTCACCTGGTGGCCGAGGTCATCGCCGTGGCCACCATGAGGTGCCTCCCAGGGCTGCACCCCGTCTTCAAG ctcctgaTCCCGCACATCCGCTATACCTTGGAAATCAACACCCGGGCCAGATCCCAGCTCATCTCGGAAGGAGGAATATTTGATAAG GCGGTGAGCACTGGCGGAGGGGGCCACGTGCACTTGCTCCGTCGGGCCATGGCCCAGCTGACCTACAGCTCCCTCTGTCCTCCTGACGACCTGGCTGCGCGGGGCCTGCTGGGAATCCCAAGTGCCCTCTACGCCCACGACGCCCTACGGCTCTGGGAGATCATTGCCCG CGTTTGGAAAGAGCTAGGGAACGTCCCCCAAGACAACGCCGGTGAGACCTGTCCCCACAAACA GTACGTGCAGGGCATCGTCCGCCTTTTCTACCACAGGGACGACGTCGTGAGAGGGGACCCTGAGCTGCAGGCCTGGTGCCGGGAGATCACCGAGGTGGGGCTGTGCCAGGCCCAGGACCGAG gtttccctgcctccttccagtCCCAGAGTCAGCTCTGTCATTTCCTTACGATGTGCGTCTTCACTTGCACTGCCCAGCACGGGGCCATCAACCAGGGCCAG CTGGACTGGTACGCCTGGGTCCCTAACGCCCCGTGCACCATGCGGATGCCCCCACCCACGACCAAGGAAGACGTGAAAATGGCCACAGTGATGGGCTCACTACCTGACATCCGACAGGCCTGTCTTCAAATGACCATCACGTGGCACCTGGGTCGCCGCCAGCCAGACATG GTACCTCTGGGGCACCACAAAGAAAAGTATTTCTCAAGCCCCAAGGCCAAGGCTGTACTAAGCCAATTCCAAACAGATCTGGAAAACTTAGAAAGAGAGATCACAGCCCGGAATGCACAAGTGGACCTGCCCTACGACTACCTGAGGCCCAGCCGCATAGAGAACAGTGTTACCATCTGA